Proteins from a genomic interval of Hippocampus zosterae strain Florida chromosome 14, ASM2543408v3, whole genome shotgun sequence:
- the smoc1 gene encoding SPARC-related modular calcium-binding protein 1 isoform X7 codes for MLSSRIVVVFVAATCCCHLMVPVLLLCYLPHVHAGHNKPASRWLIGDRDNHCGGACTRPQAKPVCGSDGRSYENGCELQRARCKDKTLTLAHRGRCRGRNWAKVQQSAVVLPPTPPSLSGDTVQTDEGQSKCRVERSQALGQARRPQESMFVPECNEDGSFAQVQCHTLTGYCWCVTTDGKPVSGSSVHNRTPVCSGNFHEFLGTHAGTSALTGSVTDRPPGPPNSGRKVSFRFFLTLNPDDGSKPTATVETLVPAEGDEVTAPTLWIKQLVYKENKQNSSTSRKQEKVPSCDQERHSALDEARQNPREAVFIPDCGSGGLYKAVQCHQSTGYCWCVLVDTGRPIPGTSTRYQTPECDGAARSRSSDAEDLFQGRDLTGCPVGKKVEFITSLLDALTTDMVQAINSPAPSDGGSRFVEPDPSHTLEERVVHWYFAQLDANGSQDVGKKELKPFKRYLKEKAKPKKCARKFIDYCDLNKDKAISLHELKGCLGVGKDGGSTAGGNYGTRQGTNVFTGRLV; via the exons ATGTTGTCTTCGCGcatcgttgttgtttttgtagcgGCGACCTGTTGCTGTCACCTCATGGTGCCCGTGCTGCTGCTGTGCTACCTGCCTCACGTCCACGCCGGCCACAACAAGCCGGCCAGCAGG TGGCTAATTGGCGACAGAGACAACCACTGCGGCGGCGCTTGCACGCGACCGCAGGCCAAGCCAGTGTGCGGCTCGGATGGACGCAGCTACGAGAACGGATGCGAGCTGCAGAGGGCGCGCTGCAAAGACAAGACGCTGACGTTGGCGCACCGTGGCCGCTGTCGAG GAAGAAACTGGGCGAAAGTCCAGCAGTCAGCGGTGGTGCTCCCACCTACGCCGCCATCTCTGAGCGGGGATACGGTGCAAACAG ATGAGGGTCAGTCCAAGTGTCGCGTGGAGAGGAGCCAGGCTTTGGGGCAAGCCCGGAGGCCACAGGAATCCATGTTTGTTCCTGAATGCAACGAGGATGGCTCGTTTGCGCAG GTGCAGTGTCACACTCTGACAGGCTACTGCTGGTGCGTCACCACCGACGGAAAGCCAGTGAGCGGCTCCTCGGTGCACAACAGGACTCCGGTGTGTTCAG GAAACTTCCATGAGTTTTTGGGAACACACGCCGGGACGAGCGCATTGACAG GGTCCGTGACCGACAGACCTCCGGGGCCACCAAACTCCGGGCGAAAAG TCTCTTTCCGTTTCTTTCTCACCCTCAATCCAGATGACGGCTCCAAGCCTACGGCCACCGTGGAAACCCTCGTCCCCGCCGAAGGCGACG AGGTAACCGCCCCCACGCTGTGGATCAAGCAGTTGGTTTACAAGGAGAACAAGCAGAACAGCTCCACATCCAGGAAGCAAG AGAAAGTTCCTTCTTGCGACCAGGAGCGACATAGCGCCCTGGACGAGGCCCGGCAGAACCCCCGTGAGGCCGTCTTCATCCCCGACTGCGGGTCCGGCGGCCTGTACAAGGCCGTCCAGTGCCACCAGTCCACCGGCTACTGCTGGTGCGTGCTGGTTGACACCGGACGACCCATTCCGGGAACCTCCACCAG GTACCAGACGCCAGAATGTGACGGAGCCGCACGTTCTCGCAGCTCCGACGCCGAAGATCTGTTCCAGGGCCGAGACctgacag gttGCCCCGTGGGGAAAAAAGTTGAGTTCATTACGAGCCTGTTAGACGCCCTGACCACGGACATGGTTCAAGCCATAAACTCACCGGCGCCCTCTGATGGCGGGAG caggttcgtggagccggacCCCAGCCACACGCTGGAGGAGCGGGTGGTGCACTGGTATTTCGCCCAGCTGGATGCCAACGGCAGCCAGGACGTTGGCAAGAAGGAGCTGAAGCCTTTCAAAAGGTACCTGAAGGAAAAGGCCAAGCCCAAGAAGTGCGCCCGCAAGTTCATCGACTACTGCGACCTGAACAAGGACAAGGCCATCTCGCTGCACGAGCTTAAGGGCTGCCTAGGAGTCGGCAAGGACG gtggtTCAACAGCCGGCGGCAACTACGGGACAAGGCAAGGGACAAATGTGTTCA CAGGTCGCCTGGTGTGA
- the smoc1 gene encoding SPARC-related modular calcium-binding protein 1 isoform X5 → MLSSRIVVVFVAATCCCHLMVPVLLLCYLPHVHAGHNKPASRWLIGDRDNHCGGACTRPQAKPVCGSDGRSYENGCELQRARCKDKTLTLAHRGRCRGRNWAKVQQSAVVLPPTPPSLSGDTVQTDEGQSKCRVERSQALGQARRPQESMFVPECNEDGSFAQVQCHTLTGYCWCVTTDGKPVSGSSVHNRTPVCSGSVTDRPPGPPNSGRKDDGSKPTATVETLVPAEGDEVTAPTLWIKQLVYKENKQNSSTSRKQEKVPSCDQERHSALDEARQNPREAVFIPDCGSGGLYKAVQCHQSTGYCWCVLVDTGRPIPGTSTRYQTPECDGAARSRSSDAEDLFQGRDLTGCPVGKKVEFITSLLDALTTDMVQAINSPAPSDGGSRFVEPDPSHTLEERVVHWYFAQLDANGSQDVGKKELKPFKRYLKEKAKPKKCARKFIDYCDLNKDKAISLHELKGCLGVGKDGGSTAGGNYGTSRSPGVRGESSRSRDESRGHRRKASARSHDGEKKKRLIGEKITS, encoded by the exons ATGTTGTCTTCGCGcatcgttgttgtttttgtagcgGCGACCTGTTGCTGTCACCTCATGGTGCCCGTGCTGCTGCTGTGCTACCTGCCTCACGTCCACGCCGGCCACAACAAGCCGGCCAGCAGG TGGCTAATTGGCGACAGAGACAACCACTGCGGCGGCGCTTGCACGCGACCGCAGGCCAAGCCAGTGTGCGGCTCGGATGGACGCAGCTACGAGAACGGATGCGAGCTGCAGAGGGCGCGCTGCAAAGACAAGACGCTGACGTTGGCGCACCGTGGCCGCTGTCGAG GAAGAAACTGGGCGAAAGTCCAGCAGTCAGCGGTGGTGCTCCCACCTACGCCGCCATCTCTGAGCGGGGATACGGTGCAAACAG ATGAGGGTCAGTCCAAGTGTCGCGTGGAGAGGAGCCAGGCTTTGGGGCAAGCCCGGAGGCCACAGGAATCCATGTTTGTTCCTGAATGCAACGAGGATGGCTCGTTTGCGCAG GTGCAGTGTCACACTCTGACAGGCTACTGCTGGTGCGTCACCACCGACGGAAAGCCAGTGAGCGGCTCCTCGGTGCACAACAGGACTCCGGTGTGTTCAG GGTCCGTGACCGACAGACCTCCGGGGCCACCAAACTCCGGGCGAAAAG ATGACGGCTCCAAGCCTACGGCCACCGTGGAAACCCTCGTCCCCGCCGAAGGCGACG AGGTAACCGCCCCCACGCTGTGGATCAAGCAGTTGGTTTACAAGGAGAACAAGCAGAACAGCTCCACATCCAGGAAGCAAG AGAAAGTTCCTTCTTGCGACCAGGAGCGACATAGCGCCCTGGACGAGGCCCGGCAGAACCCCCGTGAGGCCGTCTTCATCCCCGACTGCGGGTCCGGCGGCCTGTACAAGGCCGTCCAGTGCCACCAGTCCACCGGCTACTGCTGGTGCGTGCTGGTTGACACCGGACGACCCATTCCGGGAACCTCCACCAG GTACCAGACGCCAGAATGTGACGGAGCCGCACGTTCTCGCAGCTCCGACGCCGAAGATCTGTTCCAGGGCCGAGACctgacag gttGCCCCGTGGGGAAAAAAGTTGAGTTCATTACGAGCCTGTTAGACGCCCTGACCACGGACATGGTTCAAGCCATAAACTCACCGGCGCCCTCTGATGGCGGGAG caggttcgtggagccggacCCCAGCCACACGCTGGAGGAGCGGGTGGTGCACTGGTATTTCGCCCAGCTGGATGCCAACGGCAGCCAGGACGTTGGCAAGAAGGAGCTGAAGCCTTTCAAAAGGTACCTGAAGGAAAAGGCCAAGCCCAAGAAGTGCGCCCGCAAGTTCATCGACTACTGCGACCTGAACAAGGACAAGGCCATCTCGCTGCACGAGCTTAAGGGCTGCCTAGGAGTCGGCAAGGACG gtggtTCAACAGCCGGCGGCAACTACGGGACAAG CAGGTCGCCTGGTGTGAGAGGAGAAAGTTCCCGGAGCCGAGACGAGAGCAGAGGGCACAGAAGGAAGGCATCAGCACGCTCGCatgacggtgaaaaaaaaaaaagactgatcgGAGAGAAAATAACTTCCTGA